One genomic region from Rosa rugosa chromosome 1, drRosRugo1.1, whole genome shotgun sequence encodes:
- the LOC133735364 gene encoding uncharacterized protein LOC133735364, with amino-acid sequence MGEVTKSDIEALAAAFTAAINTMNNRMDQQIGEIRGLLGERNNHNNNGQNRDREGGQRIRAPRREVVVHTSESESEEEVGQYEPQGQADQDYKVKAEIPFFSGNLGVEDYLDWQLQVDRFFEIMEVPEHKQVKHVAWRLKSTAAVWWDKLQNTRKKQRKQGVKTWRRMKQLMMERFLSDDYEQILYRLYIECVQGTRTVADYTAEFLRYSEPNELGETEGQKVARYVSGLKPSIQDKIGLQTVHTMAQASNLALKTKLLEKPSRASSFQRYNYQRSTALANASTDKGKTTLQKTEGAFRTSNPSFKGAGSSSGAQNRAPNQRLNNPYARPTTEICYRCNKPGHRSNVCPERRTALIDDYDEEEEEVGRDGDYDGAEFAEEESPEKVNIVLQRVLLCPKEEGQRRNIFRSLCSINNKVCNLIVDNGSCENFVAKKLVEYLQLPTQPHDAPYSLGWVKKGPQVRVVESCKVPVSIGKHYKDEVMCDIIDMDACHILFGRPWQYDVDVTYKGRDNVMFFMWKNHKIAMAPVCQIEKFGGKKGESFLTLSSSEFEMEEAFKESEIFCPVMIKGLLAAEKEEVVIPNEVQNMLGEFEELIADELPNELPPMRDIQHQIDLVPGASLPNLPHYRMSPKENEILREQIEDLLKKGFIRESMSPCAVPVLLVPKKGNQWRMCVDSRAINKIIVKYRFPIPRLEDMLDELEGSKVFTKIDLRSGYHQIRIKPGDEWKTAFKSKDGLYEWMVMPFGLTNAPSTFMRLMNQVLRSFIGSFVVVYFDDILIYSRTKEEHLVHLKQVLGALQENKLYINLKKCTFCTSKLLFLGFVVGEEGIQVDEEKVRAIREWPAPKTASEVRSFHGLATFYRRFVKNFSTITAPITECLKKGKFQWGEEQEKSFALIKEKLCTAPVLALPNFDKVFEVECDASGMGVGAVLSQEKKPVAFFSEKLSEARQKWSTYDQEFYAVFRALRQWEHYLIQREFVLFTDHQALKYLNSQKTVNKMHARCFE; translated from the exons ATGGGTGAAGTTACAAAATCAGATATCGAAGCTCTCGCAGCAGCGTTTACCGCTGCCATCAACACCATGAACAATCGGATGGACCAACAGATTGGAGAAATTCGTGGGTTGTTGGGAGAGAGAAACAACCATAACAACAACGGTCAGAATAGAGACAGGGAAGGAGGCCAGCGAATTAGGGCTCCACGTAGAGAGGTTGTTGTTCATACTTCAGAATCTGAGTCTGAAGAAGAGGTTGGGCAATATGAACCACAAGGACAAGCTGACCAAgattacaaagtcaaggccgaaattcctttcttttcggGCAACTTGGGTGTAGAAGATTATCTAGATTGGCAGCTTCAGGTGGACAGGTTCTTTGAGATTATGGAAGTTCCTGAACACAAGCAGGTTAAGCATGTTGCATGGAGATTGAAGAGTACTGCTGCAGTTTGGTGGGATAAATTGCAGAACACTCGAAAGAAGCAGAGGAAGCAGGGTGTTAAGACATGGCGAAGAATGAAGCAGTTGATGATGGAGAGGTTCTTGTCGGACGATTATGAGCAGATTCTGTACAGGTTGTATATTGAATGTGTCCAGGGAACTAGGACAGTGGCTGATTACACCGCTGAGTTCTTACGCTACTCAGAGCCTAATGAACTAGGAGAAACTGAAGGCCAGAAGGTGGCTCGCTATGTCAGTGGGCTGAAACCTTCCATTCAGGACAAAATTGGGTTACAAACTGTTCATACTATGGCACAAGCTTCGAACTTAGCATTGAAGACAAAGTTGTTAGAGAAGCCTTCacgagcttcttctttccagagataTAACTATCAAAGGAGTACAGCTTTAGCAAACGCCTCGACTGACAAGGGTAAAACCACACTGCAGAAAACAGAAGGCGCTTTTAGGACTTCCAACCCTTCTTTTAAAGGGGCTGGCAGTTCTAGTGGTGCTCAAAACAGGGCCCCGAACCAGAGGCTTAATAATCCTTATGCTAGGCCTACAACAGAAATTTGTTATCGATGCAACAAGCCTGGTCATAGATCTAATGTATGCCCTGAGAGGAGAACTGCCCTTATAGATGATtatgatgaggaagaagaagaagttggaaGAGATGGCGATTATGATGGGGCTGAGTTTGCGGAGGAGGAGTCCCCTGAAAAGGTTAATATTGTGTTGCAGCGAGTACTATTATGTCCTAAAGAGGAGGGGCAGCGACGCAATATTTTCAGGTCTCTTTGTTCCATTAATAACAAAGTGTGCAATTTAATTGTGGATAATGGAAGCTGCGAAAATTTTGTAGCCAAGAAACTGGTGGAGTATTTGCAGTTACCTACGCAGCCTCATGATGCACCTTATTCCCTCGGGTGGGTCAAGAAAGGTCCACAAGTTCGAGTTGTTGAATCCTGCAAAGTACCGGTATCCATTGgtaagcattataaagatgaagtTATGTGCGACattattgatatggatgcttgtcatatTTTGTTTGGACGACCTTGGCAATATGATGTGGATGTGACGTATAAAGGCAGGGATAATGTGATGTTTTTTATGTggaaaaaccataaaattgcTATGGCTCCTGTGTGTCAAATTGAGAAATTTGGTGGAAAGAAAGGGGAGAGTTTTCTGACCTTGTCTAGCAGTGAATTTGAGATGGAGGAGGCCTTTAAAGAATCTGAGATTTTCTGTCCAGTGATGATTAAGGGGTTGTTGGCTGCAGAAAAGGAAGAGGTGGTGATTCCTAACGAAGTGCAGAATATGTTGGGAGAGTTTGAAGAGTTGATCGCGGATGAGTTGCCCAACGAGTTACCACCTATGAGAGACATTCAGCATCAGATTGATTTGGTGCCTGGAGCTAGCTTGCCCAATCTGCCACATTACCGAATGAGTCCCAAGGAGAATGAGATTCTGAGAGAACAAATTGAAGACTTGTTGAAGAAAGGGTTCATTCGAGAGAGTATGAGTCCTTGTGCAGTTCCAGTCCTCCTTGTTCCTAAGAAGGGCAAtcaatggcggatgtgtgttgatagcAGGGCCATTAATAAGATAATTGTGAAGTACAGGTTTCCTATTCCTCGTTTGGAAGACATGCTTGATGAGCTAGAGGGTTCCAAAGTGTTTACCAAGATAGACCTTCGTAGTGGATACCACCAGATTCGAATCAAGCCAGGAGATGAATGGAAGACAGCTTTTAAGAGCAAGGATGGCTTGTACGAGTGGATGGTTATGCCATTCGGATTGACTAATGCACCCAGCACCTTTATGAGGCTTATGAACCAGGTTCTTCGTTCTTTTATTGGTTCCTTTGTAGTGGTGTATTTTGATGATATACTGATATATAGCAggaccaaagaagaacatcTGGTACACTTGAAGCAGGTTTTGGGAGCTTTACAGGAGAATAAACTGTACATCAACCTGAAAAAGTGTACATTCTGCACCAgcaagttattatttctgggATTTGTtgttggagaagaaggcattCAGGTTGATGAAGAGAAGGTACGAGCTATAAGAGAATGGCCAGCTCCAAAAACAGCTTCTGAGGTGCGGAGCTTTCATGGTTTAGCTACCTTCTACAGGAGGTTTGTGAAGAATTTCAGTACCATTACTGCCCCTATTACTGAATGTTTGAAGAAAGGCAAATTCCAGTGGGGAGAGGAGCAAGAGAAGAGTTTTGCCTTGATCAAGGAGAAACTTTGTACTGCACCAGTTCTCGCTCTTCCTAATTTTGATAAGGTTTTTGAGGTTGAATGTGATGCTAGTGGCATGGGAGTAGGTGCTGTATTGTCACAAGAGAAGAAACCAGTAGCATTCTTTAGTGAAAAGCTGAGCGAAGCTCGTCAGAAGTGGAGTACTTATGATCAAGAATTTTATGCAGTGTTCCGGGCATTGAGGCAATGGGAGCACTACCTGATTCAGAGAGAATTTGTACTGTTCACGGATCATCAAGCCTTGAAGTACCTTAACAGTCAGAAAACTGTGAATAAGATGCATGCAAG atgctttgagtag